The Tistrella bauzanensis region CGTCTGCTTGAAGAGGAGAGCTTCGGTGTCGAGGCCGTCAGCGGCACCAGTGCCGGCGCCCTGAACGCGGCGGCGCTGGTGGCCGGGTTCGAAACCGATGGCCGCGCCGGCGCCCGCAGGGCGCTGGACCAGCTATGGCAGGCAGTGATGGAGGCCAGCCGGTTCAGTCCGATGCGCCGGACACTGCTCGACCGGCTGATGGGCGGCTGGAACATGGACCAGAGCCCGGCCCGGATGCTGTTCGACCTGACCAGCCGGTTCGTGTCGCCCTATCAGTTCAATCCGCTGAACATCAACCCGCTGCGCAGTGTGGTGGCCGAGGCCATCGACCTCGACGCCGTGCGACGCTGTGGCGCGGTCAAGCTGTTCGTGTCCGCCACCAATGTGCGGACGGGCAAGATCAAGGTGTTCGAGAACGCCGCCATCACCCCTGAAGCCCTGCTCGCATCAGCCTGCCTGCCCTATGTCTTCCAGGCGGTCGAGATCGAGAACGAGGCCTATTGGGACGGGGGCTATATGGGAAATCCGGCGATTTTCCCACTGATCTATGGCGCCGAGACCGCAGATGTGGTGATCATCCAGGTGACGCCGATCAACCGGCCCGATGTGCCCCACAGCGCCACCGAGATCTGGGAGCGGGTCAACGAAATCAGCTTCAATTCGTCGCTGATGCGCGAGATGCGCGCCATCGGCTTCGTCGCACGGCTGCTGGACGAGAACCGGCTGGACCCCCGGCGCTACAAGCGCATGCGGATGCACTGGATCGACGGCGAACAGGAGATGGTGCCGCTGGGCAGCTTCTCCAAAATGAATGCCGACCGCGACTTCATCCTGCATCTGCGCGATATCGGCCGCGCCTCAGCCGACACCTGGCTTGCCGCCCATGCCGACAAGATCGGCCGGGAGTCGAGCGTCGACCTCGTGGAGAAGTTTCTGTGAACACGGTCATTGCCGCACACCGCCACACGGCCAGGACAAGCCTGATCGGCGCGACGCTGATCGGCCTTGCCGTCACGGCCGCCCTGCCCGCCTGGGCGCAGACCGCCACCGCCACCGCCGGTGCCACCGTCGGCGCCGCCACGCGCTCGACCACGCCGCAGAAGGCTGACGGCCCCCGCGGCGTCATCGGCCAGATGCAGACCATGATCACACGCCACGAGGACACGCTGGTCGATCTGGCCCGTACCCTGAACGTGGGGTATGTCGAGCTGTTGACCGCCAATCCAGGGGTGGAGCCGTGGCTGCCGGGCGAAGGCACGCAGATCGTGGTCCCCAAGGCCCATCTGCTGCCGGACGTGGCCCCTGAAGGCATCGTGGTCAACATGGGCGACCTCCGGGTCTATTTCTTCCCCAAGAATGGCGGCACGCCGGTCAGCTTCCCGATCGGCATCGGCCGCGAAGGCTTTGCCACGCCCTATGGCAGCACGCGCATCACGCTGAAGCGCGACGGGCCGACCTGGACCCCGACGCCGTCGATGCGCGCCCGCAACCCTGATCTTCCGGCCTTTGTCGGCCCCGGCCCGCAGAACCCGCTTGGCACCCATGCGATGAACATGGGCTGGCCGAATTATGTCATCCACGGCACCCATCGCCCCTATGGTATCGGCCGGCGGGTCAGCCAGGGCTGTGTGCGGCTATATCCTGAAGACATCATCAAGCTGTTCGCAATGACCGAGGTCGGCACCAAGGTGACGGTCATCGACCAGCCGGCCAAAGTGCAGCTGATCGACGGCGCGCTGTATCTTCAGGTCCATCCCACCCAGATGCAGGTCGACCAGATCGAGGAGGTCGGCAAGTTCACGCCGGAGCCGATGCCGGAAGTGGAGCCCAAGGTCGCCACGGCCGCGACCCGTGCCGGCCTTCGGGTCGACTGGGCGGCGGTGACCCGTGCCGTGATCGAGCGCAGCGGCATTCCGGTCAAGGTGTCGGTTGGTGGCAACACGATCCGGGAACTGGCGGCCGTCAAGATCGACCCGCCCAGGGCGGCCGGCCGGGCCAATCCGCAGGATCGCGAGGCGCCGGCGGAAGATGGCGGGCCGCTGCGCCTGACGCCGGCCTCGACCGGCACCAGTGCGATGACGCCGCTCGCTCCCGTCCCCGCCGGAAGCAGTGCCGGTACCGGGCCTGCGAACAACGCCGCTGCGCTGCCGGCACCCTCGATCGACCCCCGGGTCGACCCGCTGACGGCCCATACCTTCCCGGCCGAGATCAAGCCGGTGGAACCCATCCGCCCCGGCGGCGGCGATGGTGTGGTGACGCTGAGCGTGTCGCCGCAGGCGCCGCGATCGGGTGCCAACATCCGGCCGCCGGTGCCATCCGCCTCTGTCCAGCAGCCATCGGGACAACAGCCATCGGGTCGGCCCGCCTCGATCTATGAGCCCGAACCGATCGATCCGAACCGCATTCCGCGCGGCGCGCCGTTGCAGCTGATCCGACCCGCCGATTGACGCCTGCCGGTATGGCTGCCCAATGACGCCTGGCACGGCATCGGCGCAGCCGACGCGACACTCTTGAGGCAAATACGCAACAACTGCATCTGTTGCCACAGATGACGCGGGTGCCGTCGGGTCTGTTCAACGACAACGGGTCTGGTAAACGATGAAACGACCAAGGGGGCCGGCAGTTCACACAGCCGGCCCCCTTGGGTCTGGTCGTCTGGTCGTCCCTAATCGCCGCCGGGCGCATGACTGGTACCGCAGAGCCTTTCGCCCCCGGTGCCTGCATCCGTCAGACGGCAAAACCCCCGGCTGGACACATCCCGCCGGGGGTTTCCACTGCGCCGGCCGGGCCGGCGCAGTCGATCACTTGCGCTGGCCGGCGCTGAACGCACGCTCGGCGCGCTCGGCGGCACGCTCGGCGCGGTCGGCCGACGAGGCAGCCGCCTGGGCGCTGCGGGCGGATTCGGCCGCCGAGGCGCGCGAGGCATCGGCGCTCTGCTTCGCCTGGGCCGCGGTGGTCTTCGCCTCATTCAGCATCATGCGATCCTCGTCCGAGAGGCTCGCGCAGCCGGCGACCGCGATCAGGGCGGTGGCGCCGAAGAGAGGCAGCGCAACGCGCTTGATACGGTTCATATTCATGACATATCTCCAGTTATCTGGGCAGCATGTGGCGCACCCACATGCATACCGTTCAGACCGTAGCATAACATCCGTCACGTTTCACCGGTCCGCGGCGCGCCTTTGCCGTCATGTCACGAGACGCATAGAGATTGTTGCCCATATATCACAGTGAAGCGCATATCACAACAAAGCGCCGGCCAGGCCCTCCATGGGCCATCCCTCCACGGGCCGCCCGTGCCCCGGCACCGGCCCCCGGGAAAATACTCTGCCGGGCGGATGGTTCCTTATGCCGCCGGCAGCAGCCAGCCGCGGCTGATCATCACCGCCTCGCCACTCAGGCGCGCGGAGATAATGCCGGTGTGATCCAGGTCGATCGCCAGATCCAGGCGGCTGGGCCGGCCCATGGCCTCGCCCTGAACGATGGTCCACGACACGGTTGCCGGAACCAGAACCTGCTCGATCGCGGCCAGCCACCCGGCCAGCGCCATGGCGGCGGACCCGGTGGCCGGATCTTCGGCAATGCCGACCGAGGGCCCGAACATCCGTGCGCGCACCCGCCGGGCCGCCCGGTCGACCACCATGGGATAGACCAGCCGCGACGGCGAACCGTGCGGCAGGATCCGGTCGAATGCGGCGAGGTCCGCCCGACAGCGGTCGAGATCGGCGTCCCGCATCAGCGGCACGAACAGGAATGGCAGACCTGCCGACACCACGGCCGCGCCATCGGCAATCGCGTCGGGCGACAGGCCCAGAAGCGCTGCCAGCGCCTCCCGATCGGGCGCATCGGCGACGGGTGCCGGGCATATGGGTGCGCCCATCACCGCCCTCCGCGCGCCGGTCGCCGTATCGGTCCGCAGCTCCACCGCAACCGGCCCGGCCTGTTCTTCGATCACCAGACGCAATGGCATGTCGTCGATGGCGGCCGACAGGCGCCCAAGCGCCGCCAGCATCAGAACACCGCCAATGGTCGGATGGCCCGCGAACGGTAACTCCGCCTGCGGCGAGAAGATCCGGAACCGCAGATCGCAATCCGCGCGGTCCGATGGCAGCACGAACGTCGTCTCGGACAGGTTGAATTCCCGCGCGATGGCCTGCATCGCCGTGCCGTCGAGCCCGGCCGCATCGGGCACGACCGCCAGCGGATTGCCCCCGAAGGGACGATCGGTGAACACGTCGGCGGTGACAAAAAACCGGCCTTCCGGACAATCGGCGTCCATGGTTTGCCCACTTTCGGTAGAAGCTTTGATCTGATGACTGCCTGAACTGGCCGGTCGGCGGCGCCTTCGGTCCCGATTCGATCGCGATCTTGCACTGGCGCGCAGCCCGGCGTCACCCCCTCATCCGCGCCCGATCACAGACCCTGCCACAGACCGCGCCACAAACGCCGGGCGGAGGGCTCCCGTCAGTCCCCGCTCTGGCCGCGCGGCTTCGGGCATGCTTTACTCTCGCTCCGCACGAGACATATCGTCGACGTGATGCACATGGCAGACGGGGGGCGGCTGCGGGCCTCCCGTGCCGGCGCAGATGCCGGCGCCAGATCAGCAGATACCGGCACGATAAAAGCAGACGGGTTTCAGATGACGATGACGGCGCGCGTGTCCTGGCTGGACGGAATGATGTTCGTGGGCGAAAGCGGTTCAGGGCATTCGGTGGTGATGGACGGGGCGCCCGACCACGGCGGCCGCAATCACGGCATCCGTCCCATGGAAATGCTGCTGCTGGGCATGGGCGGCTGCTCGGCCTTCGACGTCGTGCAGATCCTGAAGAAGGGCCGCCAGCCGATCGCCGGCTGCCGGATCGAGATCGAGGGCGACCGCGCCGAAACCGACCCCAAGGTCTATACCCGTATCGTGATGCGCTATGTGGTGTTCGGCGACGGCCTCGACCTCGCCCGGGTCGAGCGGGCGGTGGCGCTGTCGGCGGAAAAATACTGCTCGGCCTCGATCATGATGGGCAAGACCGCAGAGATCGAGCACGTGATCGAGTTGAGGCCGG contains the following coding sequences:
- a CDS encoding patatin-like phospholipase family protein produces the protein MIDRQPTDRPQKDHVDDPIGDTSQVSPSSGQPAAAIRAAARRAGVVKVKPVSLALQGGGSHGAYTWGVLDRLLEEESFGVEAVSGTSAGALNAAALVAGFETDGRAGARRALDQLWQAVMEASRFSPMRRTLLDRLMGGWNMDQSPARMLFDLTSRFVSPYQFNPLNINPLRSVVAEAIDLDAVRRCGAVKLFVSATNVRTGKIKVFENAAITPEALLASACLPYVFQAVEIENEAYWDGGYMGNPAIFPLIYGAETADVVIIQVTPINRPDVPHSATEIWERVNEISFNSSLMREMRAIGFVARLLDENRLDPRRYKRMRMHWIDGEQEMVPLGSFSKMNADRDFILHLRDIGRASADTWLAAHADKIGRESSVDLVEKFL
- a CDS encoding L,D-transpeptidase family protein, with amino-acid sequence MNTVIAAHRHTARTSLIGATLIGLAVTAALPAWAQTATATAGATVGAATRSTTPQKADGPRGVIGQMQTMITRHEDTLVDLARTLNVGYVELLTANPGVEPWLPGEGTQIVVPKAHLLPDVAPEGIVVNMGDLRVYFFPKNGGTPVSFPIGIGREGFATPYGSTRITLKRDGPTWTPTPSMRARNPDLPAFVGPGPQNPLGTHAMNMGWPNYVIHGTHRPYGIGRRVSQGCVRLYPEDIIKLFAMTEVGTKVTVIDQPAKVQLIDGALYLQVHPTQMQVDQIEEVGKFTPEPMPEVEPKVATAATRAGLRVDWAAVTRAVIERSGIPVKVSVGGNTIRELAAVKIDPPRAAGRANPQDREAPAEDGGPLRLTPASTGTSAMTPLAPVPAGSSAGTGPANNAAALPAPSIDPRVDPLTAHTFPAEIKPVEPIRPGGGDGVVTLSVSPQAPRSGANIRPPVPSASVQQPSGQQPSGRPASIYEPEPIDPNRIPRGAPLQLIRPAD
- a CDS encoding PhzF family phenazine biosynthesis protein; protein product: MDADCPEGRFFVTADVFTDRPFGGNPLAVVPDAAGLDGTAMQAIAREFNLSETTFVLPSDRADCDLRFRIFSPQAELPFAGHPTIGGVLMLAALGRLSAAIDDMPLRLVIEEQAGPVAVELRTDTATGARRAVMGAPICPAPVADAPDREALAALLGLSPDAIADGAAVVSAGLPFLFVPLMRDADLDRCRADLAAFDRILPHGSPSRLVYPMVVDRAARRVRARMFGPSVGIAEDPATGSAAMALAGWLAAIEQVLVPATVSWTIVQGEAMGRPSRLDLAIDLDHTGIISARLSGEAVMISRGWLLPAA
- a CDS encoding OsmC family protein → MTARVSWLDGMMFVGESGSGHSVVMDGAPDHGGRNHGIRPMEMLLLGMGGCSAFDVVQILKKGRQPIAGCRIEIEGDRAETDPKVYTRIVMRYVVFGDGLDLARVERAVALSAEKYCSASIMMGKTAEIEHVIELRPAAAARDAEV